In a genomic window of Onychostoma macrolepis isolate SWU-2019 chromosome 08, ASM1243209v1, whole genome shotgun sequence:
- the nras gene encoding GTPase NRas: MMTEYKLVVVGAGGVGKSALTIQLIQNHFVDEYDPTIEDSYRKQVVIDGETCLLDILDTAGQEEYSAMRDQYMRTGEGFLCVFAINNLKSFADVHLYREQIKRVKDSDDVPMVLVGNKCDLARTVDTKQAQELARSYGIEFVETSAKTRQGVEDAFYTLVREIRHYRMKKLNSREDRKQGCLGVSCEVM, translated from the exons ATGATGACGGAGTATAAGTTGGTTGTTGTGGGAGCAGGTGGTGTTGGGAAGAGTGCTTTAACCATCCAGCTCATTCAGAATCACTTTGTGGATGAATATGACCCTACTATTGAG GACTCTTACAGGAAGCAGGTGGTGATTGACGGTGAGACGTGTCTGCTGGACATCCTGGACACTGCAGGTCAGGAAGAGTACAGTGCAATGAGGGACCAGTACATGAGGACAGGAGAGGGTTTCCTCTGTGTCTTTGCCATAAACAACCTCAAATCCTTCGCCGATGTGCATTTGTACAG AGAACAGATCAAGCGCGTGAAGGACTCCGATGATGTGCCCATGGTCCTAGTGGGGAACAAGTGTGATTTGGCCAGAACGGTGGACACCAAGCAAGCTCAGGAACTTGCCAGAAGCTACGGCATTGAGTTTGTAGAAACTTCTGCCAAGACCAGACAG gGAGTTGAGGATGCTTTTTACACGCTCGTCCGTGAGATCCGACATTATCGCATGAAAAAGCTCAACAGCAGAGAAGACAGGAAGCAGGGCTGTCTGGGCGTGTCCTGTGAAGTCATGTGA